The following coding sequences are from one Ornithodoros turicata isolate Travis chromosome 1, ASM3712646v1, whole genome shotgun sequence window:
- the LOC135380149 gene encoding uncharacterized protein LOC135380149: protein MSPFAVAKALESVVGKNYSAKKLSCGDIQVQVKNRKQSSALYSLIHIGETAVTVSSHRTLNIVIGVISESELLECSDSELEEGLADEGVVSAKRIVMRRDGKEVSTKHVVLSFKLHSLPSTIKAGYLNCHMRAYIPNPRRCYKCRKFFHGSQVCRGQAACARCAGKDHSSETCSNDIRCTNCEGSHPAYSRSCPFWQEEKQVLKIKIEQNVTYQAARAQFQFQRKGTFSDVVRRGVAPLRVSVETQTSGPPHHTPQLKERVTEVLPLVATQPISQGEAATTSKEVVASPSVWDGIVKGPSQSTSQDMDVDDDDCLSQKSSSSLPSTTSSLGKEQRKKS, encoded by the coding sequence ATGTCACCATTTGCAGTTGCTAAAGCATTGGAAAGCGTAGTTGGCAAGAACTACAGCGCCAAGAAGCTGAGCTGTGGTGACATTCAAGTCCAAGTGAAGAACCGAAAACAAAGTAGTGCACTGTATTCCCTCATCCACATCGGAGAAACAGCTGTAACCGTAAGCTCTCACCGCACTTTGAACATCGTAATAGGTGTGATATCTGAGAGTGAACTACTTGAGTGCTCAGACTCCGAACTTGAGGAAGGGCTGGCTGACGAGGGTGTAGTCTCGGCAAAACGAATCGTGATGCGCAGAGATGGGAAAGAGGTTTCCACGAAACATGTAGTCCTGTCTTTCAAGCTCCACAGTCTTCCATCAACAATCAAAGCTGGCTATCTAAACTGTCATATGAGGGCATATATCCCCAATCCAAGACGCTGCTACAAGTGTCGGAAGTTTTTCCACGGTTCGCAGGTGTGCCGTGGACAGGCTGCCTGTGCAAGGTGTGCTGGCAAAGACCACTCGTCAGAGACATGCTCAAATGATATCCGTTGCACCAACTGTGAAGGTAGCCACCCCGCGTACTCCAGATCCTGTCCTTTCTGGCAGGAGGAGAAACAGGTTCTCAAAATAAAGATTGAACAAAACGTCACGTACCAAGCGGCGAGAGCCCAGTTCCAGTTCCAGAGGAAAGGAACTttctctgatgtggtgcgcaggggagtggcaccactcagagtttcagtggagacccagacctcCGGGCCTCCGCACCACACTCCCCAACTCAAAGAGAGGGTCACAGAGGTGCTTCCTCTAGTGGCCACACAGCCAATCAGCCAGGGAGAGGCCGCCACAACCTCAAAGGAGGTTGTTGCATCTCCCTccgtttgggacgggattgTCAAGGGCCCGTCCCAAAGTACAAGTCAAGACATGGATGTCGATGACGACGACTGCTTatcgcagaagtcgtcatcgAGTCTTCCAAGTACTACTTCGTCCTTGGGCAAAGAGCAGAGAAAGAAAAGCTGA